From Amycolatopsis sp. YIM 10, the proteins below share one genomic window:
- a CDS encoding VOC family protein, protein MNVKLQVSTIMLGVEDVDRAKEFYAGGLGCEVKQDHPGFVTCALGSLDLALYEREAAAQDAGVSSEGSGFRGSSYHFITDSRAAVDEVMGAAKAAGATIVKPAEAVEWGGYSGYFADPDGYLWKITTAA, encoded by the coding sequence ATGAACGTGAAACTGCAGGTGAGCACCATCATGCTGGGCGTCGAGGACGTCGACCGGGCCAAGGAGTTCTACGCCGGAGGGCTGGGCTGCGAGGTCAAGCAGGACCATCCCGGATTCGTCACGTGCGCGCTCGGTTCGCTGGATCTGGCGCTCTACGAACGGGAAGCGGCCGCCCAGGATGCGGGCGTGTCCTCCGAGGGGTCCGGGTTCCGCGGCTCCTCATACCACTTCATCACCGACTCCAGAGCCGCCGTCGACGAGGTCATGGGCGCCGCGAAGGCCGCGGGCGCCACGATCGTGAAACCCGCCGAGGCCGTCGAATGGGGCGGGTACTCCGGCTACTTCGCCGATCCCGACGGTTACCTGTGGAAGATCACGACGGCGGCCTGA
- a CDS encoding HAD-IC family P-type ATPase produces MVVDQAVAAGLSKADVEERVAQGRSNDVPARASRSAWDIVRANVFTRINAIFGVLFVIIMSTGYVLDGLFGGLIVANSVIGIIQELRAKRTLDRLSIVGQARPRVRRDGETVELAPNEVVADDVIEMGPGDQIVVDGEVLSGEALEVDESMLTGESDPVVKEAGDQVLSGSFVVAGSGLYRATKVGRAAYAARLAEEAGKFTLVDSELRNGINKILKFITYLLIPAGALSIYNQLSGDQELPEALRGMVAALVPMVPEGLVLLTSIAFAVGVVRLGKRQCLVNELPAIEGLARVDVVCADKTGTLTENAMRLAEVRPVGEAGPDVARVLAALAATDPRPNASLAAIAEAHPESPGWPVTAIAPFSSARKWSGASFGEHGDWVLGAPDVLLAVDGAGAEVRAEADRAGSGGLRVLLLARAEGVVDRAGAPGAVEPVALVVLEQKIRPDAKDTLDYFAGQQVTVKVISGDNAASVGAVAATLGLPNATSPTDARSLPEDPERLTAELEQGSVFGRVTPAQKRAMVGALQSGGHTVAMTGDGVNDVLALKDADIGVAMGAGSPATRSVAQIVLLDNKFATLPHVVAEGRRVIGNIERVANLFLTKTVYSVLLALMVGVPGLIGLDALPYPFLPRHVTITGWFTIGLPAFVLSLAPNNERARSGFVPRVMRMAVPAGVIIAVASFVAYVLTYPGATGSQVAQVQASTTALITLMVIALWVLAIVARPYQWWKVLLLVVMSGASALMFLVPFTREIFQLDPSDAGATLTAFACAAVGIVLVEIAWWAGKFLVRPPS; encoded by the coding sequence GTGGTGGTCGATCAAGCCGTAGCGGCTGGGCTCAGCAAGGCCGACGTCGAAGAACGCGTCGCGCAGGGGCGTTCCAACGACGTTCCGGCCCGTGCCAGCCGGAGCGCGTGGGACATCGTGCGTGCCAACGTGTTCACCCGGATCAACGCCATCTTCGGGGTGTTGTTCGTGATCATCATGTCCACCGGGTACGTGCTCGACGGCCTGTTCGGCGGGCTGATCGTGGCGAACAGCGTGATCGGCATCATCCAGGAACTGCGGGCGAAGCGGACACTGGACCGGTTGTCCATCGTCGGCCAGGCACGGCCGAGGGTGCGCCGGGACGGCGAGACCGTCGAACTGGCGCCCAACGAGGTGGTCGCCGACGACGTCATCGAGATGGGGCCCGGCGACCAGATCGTGGTCGACGGCGAGGTGCTCTCCGGCGAGGCGCTGGAAGTCGACGAGTCGATGCTCACCGGGGAGTCCGATCCGGTGGTGAAGGAAGCGGGGGACCAGGTGCTCTCCGGGAGCTTCGTGGTCGCCGGCTCCGGGCTGTACCGCGCCACCAAGGTCGGCCGCGCCGCCTACGCCGCGCGCCTGGCCGAGGAGGCGGGCAAGTTCACCCTGGTCGACTCCGAACTGCGCAACGGCATCAACAAGATCCTCAAGTTCATCACCTACCTGCTCATCCCGGCCGGCGCGCTGTCCATCTACAACCAGCTCTCCGGCGACCAGGAGTTGCCGGAGGCGTTGCGCGGCATGGTCGCCGCGCTGGTGCCGATGGTGCCCGAGGGGCTGGTCCTGCTCACCTCGATCGCCTTCGCGGTCGGGGTGGTGCGCCTGGGCAAGCGGCAGTGCCTGGTCAACGAGCTGCCCGCGATCGAGGGCCTGGCCAGGGTCGACGTGGTGTGCGCGGACAAAACCGGCACGCTGACGGAGAACGCCATGCGGCTGGCCGAAGTCCGTCCCGTGGGGGAAGCCGGGCCGGACGTGGCCAGGGTGCTGGCCGCGCTGGCGGCCACCGATCCGCGCCCGAACGCCAGCCTCGCCGCCATCGCCGAAGCCCATCCGGAGAGCCCTGGCTGGCCGGTGACGGCGATCGCCCCGTTCTCCTCGGCCCGCAAGTGGAGTGGCGCGTCGTTCGGCGAACACGGTGACTGGGTGCTCGGCGCACCGGACGTCCTGCTCGCCGTCGACGGTGCCGGTGCCGAGGTGCGCGCCGAAGCCGACCGCGCGGGCTCGGGCGGTCTCCGCGTGCTGTTGCTGGCGCGGGCCGAGGGCGTGGTGGACCGGGCGGGCGCGCCGGGTGCGGTGGAACCGGTCGCGCTGGTCGTGCTGGAGCAGAAGATCCGGCCGGACGCCAAGGACACTTTGGACTACTTCGCCGGCCAGCAGGTGACGGTGAAAGTGATTTCCGGGGACAACGCGGCTTCGGTCGGCGCGGTGGCCGCCACGCTCGGGCTGCCCAACGCCACCTCACCCACCGACGCGCGTTCGCTGCCGGAAGACCCGGAACGGCTGACCGCCGAACTCGAACAGGGCTCGGTGTTCGGGCGGGTGACCCCGGCGCAGAAACGCGCGATGGTCGGCGCGCTGCAGTCCGGCGGGCACACCGTGGCGATGACCGGCGACGGGGTCAACGACGTGCTGGCGCTCAAGGACGCCGACATCGGCGTCGCCATGGGCGCGGGCAGTCCGGCGACCCGCTCGGTGGCGCAGATCGTGTTGCTGGACAACAAGTTCGCCACCCTGCCGCATGTGGTGGCCGAGGGCCGCCGGGTGATCGGCAACATCGAGCGGGTCGCGAACCTGTTCCTCACCAAGACGGTCTACTCGGTGCTGCTGGCGCTGATGGTGGGCGTGCCGGGGCTGATCGGGCTCGACGCGCTGCCGTACCCGTTCCTGCCCCGGCACGTCACCATCACCGGGTGGTTCACCATCGGCCTGCCCGCCTTCGTGCTTTCGCTGGCGCCGAACAACGAACGCGCCCGCAGCGGTTTTGTGCCGCGGGTGATGCGGATGGCGGTGCCGGCCGGGGTGATCATCGCGGTCGCGTCCTTTGTGGCCTATGTGCTCACCTATCCCGGCGCCACCGGCAGCCAGGTGGCGCAGGTGCAGGCCAGCACCACGGCGCTGATCACGCTGATGGTGATCGCGCTGTGGGTGCTGGCCATCGTGGCGCGCCCGTACCAGTGGTGGAAGGTCCTGCTGCTGGTGGTGATGTCGGGGGCGTCGGCGCTGATGTTCCTGGTCCCGTTCACCAGGGAGATCTTCCAGTTGGACCCGTCGGACGCCGGGGCGACGCTGACCGCGTTCGCCTGCGCCGCGGTGGGCATCGTGCTGGTCGAGATCGCCTGGTGGGCGGGCAAGTTCCTGGTCAGGCCGCCGTCGTGA
- a CDS encoding FtsK/SpoIIIE domain-containing protein: MNDDPRWGCGPDSPQGCVSTLDPHTRWHADPGPDLLRVPVGHGPVSADLAGHLLITGSGATALSRSAQAWLADNFSPDSVQFLVACLGHEGIAAPHVATSLRGLTEHARVTRAIDDEMWRRGRLSEAGLAAEPALLLVFEDVDATTAAMPSLLDVLHRVAVDGGALRMHLLLTATDPASFSTLPVQRLSLDGSGRGVLGSTRFEVAALTPDRISEIEQTFFLYRHPVRSLLEAPDGLTYERLLKYEQPADGEILLGVLREHQPTKLQFDFGTLSHVILRGAVDAVDEVQHTLLRRIADVYGPAGAAVVSAAELDRVKPILLARLRNRTSWQGPELFLVVDEQAGDQLLELADLLRHGSSIGVHLIAALEKHPLLRELPESDRLEIRASPGGRAEYRVGTAYGSAQIALDVTEPVGELGALGAHQQPVARELTAVLGRTGIAEAVRLDVTTHTWCAGYVGSGKTTMLRRIAVSLATRYPPDAVQLLIAEHDNDALSGLAALPNTAAYLSLWEVPDMRRFLALLDDEIRRRLHLEAEGLLAGAPQLVVLADGPRYVQAALPALGRTLRQVVALGRRLGISLVLTDRVDGAGEPDFAALEQAITTRIGLQALSEEQLARYLHLSTPPKMVYTIYGQAYLRVGDGEPRLVRFQQVTSDEFAEVTSRVRGPAVRALPLSPPAGVFGYGELERMGDCGGLPLGTSGSGPIGLDVEQHQHLLILGEPGTGRSTVLRTLLRGLPRRYPVSDCAVVLLRDMDTRDALPPEYVAGATRTQPPGEVLADLLGGLRRRLGNAWTGPRAFVVIDDLDQFSAQDDPLSALREVIPHAREIGLHFLVTGTSGIIMRPEVADLMDLGTPRLFLDEATHPGTAVGELPPIPVAGRGELMPWKQPIHLPWTPLRW; encoded by the coding sequence ATGAACGACGACCCACGCTGGGGGTGCGGCCCCGACTCGCCGCAGGGCTGCGTCAGCACGCTGGACCCGCACACGCGGTGGCACGCCGACCCCGGACCGGACCTGCTGCGCGTGCCGGTCGGCCACGGTCCCGTGTCCGCCGATCTGGCCGGGCACCTGCTGATCACCGGGTCCGGCGCTACCGCGCTGTCGCGGTCCGCGCAGGCTTGGCTGGCGGACAACTTCTCCCCGGATTCGGTGCAGTTCCTCGTCGCCTGCCTGGGACACGAGGGGATCGCCGCGCCGCACGTGGCCACCAGCCTGCGCGGCCTGACCGAGCACGCGCGGGTGACGCGGGCGATCGACGACGAGATGTGGCGCCGGGGCAGGCTGAGCGAAGCCGGGCTCGCCGCCGAACCCGCGCTCCTGCTGGTCTTCGAGGACGTGGACGCGACGACCGCCGCGATGCCGAGCCTGCTCGACGTGCTGCACCGGGTCGCCGTCGACGGCGGGGCGCTGCGGATGCACCTGCTTCTCACCGCCACCGACCCGGCGAGCTTCAGCACGCTGCCCGTCCAGCGGCTCTCCCTGGACGGGAGCGGCCGTGGCGTGCTCGGGTCCACCAGGTTCGAGGTGGCGGCGCTGACCCCGGACCGGATCTCGGAGATCGAGCAGACCTTCTTCCTCTACCGGCACCCGGTGCGGTCGCTGCTCGAAGCACCGGACGGGCTGACCTACGAGCGACTGCTGAAGTACGAACAGCCCGCCGACGGCGAGATCCTGCTCGGCGTGCTCCGCGAGCACCAGCCGACCAAGCTGCAGTTCGACTTCGGCACGCTGTCGCACGTGATCCTGCGGGGCGCCGTCGATGCTGTCGACGAGGTACAGCACACCCTGCTGCGAAGGATCGCCGACGTCTACGGTCCCGCCGGGGCGGCGGTGGTCAGCGCCGCCGAACTCGACCGCGTGAAGCCGATCCTGTTGGCGCGCCTGCGAAACCGGACTTCCTGGCAGGGTCCCGAACTGTTCCTGGTGGTCGACGAGCAGGCGGGTGACCAGTTGCTGGAGCTGGCGGACCTGCTGCGGCACGGCTCGTCCATCGGCGTCCACCTGATCGCCGCGCTCGAGAAGCACCCACTGCTGCGCGAACTGCCCGAAAGCGACCGGCTGGAGATCCGGGCCAGTCCCGGTGGCCGCGCCGAATACCGCGTCGGGACCGCATACGGTTCGGCCCAGATCGCGCTGGACGTCACCGAGCCGGTCGGCGAACTCGGCGCACTGGGTGCGCACCAGCAGCCGGTGGCCAGGGAACTGACCGCGGTGCTCGGCCGGACGGGCATCGCCGAAGCGGTCCGGCTCGACGTCACCACGCACACCTGGTGCGCCGGCTACGTCGGGTCGGGCAAGACCACGATGCTTCGGCGGATCGCGGTCAGCCTGGCGACCAGGTACCCGCCGGACGCCGTGCAGTTGCTGATCGCCGAACACGACAACGACGCACTGTCCGGCCTCGCCGCGCTGCCGAACACCGCCGCCTACCTCAGCTTGTGGGAGGTACCGGACATGCGCCGCTTCCTGGCCCTGCTCGACGACGAGATCCGGCGGCGACTGCACCTCGAAGCGGAAGGGCTGCTCGCCGGGGCACCGCAGCTGGTCGTGCTCGCCGACGGACCCCGGTACGTCCAGGCGGCGCTGCCCGCACTCGGCCGGACACTGCGCCAGGTGGTCGCGCTGGGCAGGCGGCTGGGCATCTCGCTGGTGCTGACCGACCGGGTCGACGGCGCCGGCGAACCCGACTTCGCCGCGCTCGAACAGGCGATCACCACGCGCATCGGCCTCCAGGCGCTGAGCGAGGAGCAACTCGCGCGCTACCTGCACCTGTCCACCCCGCCGAAGATGGTGTACACGATCTACGGCCAGGCCTACCTGCGCGTCGGCGATGGGGAACCGCGGCTCGTCCGCTTCCAGCAGGTGACTTCCGACGAGTTCGCCGAAGTCACTTCACGGGTCCGCGGTCCCGCGGTCCGCGCACTGCCGCTGAGCCCGCCGGCCGGTGTGTTCGGTTACGGCGAACTCGAGCGGATGGGCGACTGCGGCGGCCTGCCGCTCGGGACGTCGGGCAGCGGGCCGATCGGCCTGGACGTCGAGCAGCACCAGCACCTCCTGATACTGGGCGAACCAGGCACCGGGCGGTCGACGGTGCTGCGCACGCTGCTGCGCGGCCTCCCCCGGCGGTACCCGGTGTCGGACTGCGCTGTCGTGCTGCTGCGGGACATGGACACCCGCGACGCGCTCCCGCCGGAGTACGTCGCCGGGGCGACCAGGACGCAGCCGCCCGGCGAGGTGCTCGCCGACCTGCTCGGCGGTCTGCGGCGTCGCCTGGGAAACGCCTGGACCGGGCCGCGGGCTTTTGTGGTCATCGACGACCTCGACCAGTTCAGCGCCCAGGACGATCCGCTGTCGGCGCTGCGCGAGGTGATCCCGCACGCGCGTGAGATCGGCCTGCACTTCCTCGTCACCGGGACCAGCGGCATCATCATGCGCCCCGAGGTCGCCGACCTGATGGACCTCGGGACGCCGCGCCTGTTCCTGGACGAGGCCACCCATCCCGGCACCGCCGTCGGTGAACTGCCCCCGATCCCGGTGGCCGGCCGTGGTGAGCTGATGCCGTGGAAGCAGCCGATCCACCTGCCGTGGACCCCGTTGCGGTGGTGA
- a CDS encoding FAD-dependent oxidoreductase, producing MENGRVVVVGAGIAGLATALRLHREGWDVLVVERAPGRRSSGYLVNLAGIGYDAAEGLGLLPALAERDLGVFTSIMVKADGREKFTVPAAVAQAAVGSRMLTVFRGDLESVLYEQVRDAVEIRFGTTATAITEEDDGVRVALSDGTTESADLLVGADGLHSRVRELVFGADFEVDLRHLVGAFTLGEVPVDVPEGAGTTFIGPGRTAAVMNLGPGRSSAFFTYRAEDPEAELKLGAAGALTRAFGDLGGGVPGALRQLDENAYFDSVSQVVMDRWHRGRVVLLGDSAWCVTLFAGYGAALALAGADRLGSALAEHAEIPAALAAWEAGLRSEVTKRQALARKGISQFVPSGKAEIWARDLMMRAIRLPGVSGLIRRSIERANR from the coding sequence GTGGAGAACGGGCGAGTGGTGGTCGTCGGGGCGGGGATCGCCGGGCTGGCGACCGCGTTGAGGCTGCACCGGGAGGGCTGGGACGTGCTGGTGGTGGAGCGCGCCCCCGGGCGCCGCAGCAGCGGGTACCTGGTGAACCTGGCGGGCATCGGCTACGACGCCGCCGAAGGGCTGGGGCTGCTGCCCGCGCTGGCCGAGCGCGATCTGGGGGTGTTCACCTCGATCATGGTCAAGGCCGACGGGCGCGAGAAGTTCACCGTTCCGGCGGCGGTCGCGCAGGCCGCGGTGGGGTCGCGGATGCTCACGGTGTTCCGCGGTGACCTGGAGTCCGTGTTGTACGAACAGGTGCGTGACGCCGTCGAGATCCGGTTCGGCACCACGGCCACGGCGATCACCGAAGAGGACGACGGCGTGCGGGTCGCGCTGAGCGACGGCACGACCGAGTCGGCCGATCTGCTCGTCGGCGCGGACGGCCTGCACTCCCGGGTCCGCGAACTCGTGTTCGGCGCGGATTTCGAGGTGGATCTACGGCACCTGGTCGGCGCGTTCACGCTCGGCGAGGTGCCGGTGGACGTGCCGGAGGGCGCGGGCACCACGTTCATCGGCCCGGGGCGGACCGCGGCGGTGATGAACCTCGGACCAGGCCGTTCATCGGCCTTCTTCACCTACCGCGCCGAAGATCCCGAGGCCGAACTGAAGTTGGGCGCGGCGGGCGCGCTCACCCGCGCGTTCGGCGACCTGGGCGGTGGTGTGCCCGGCGCGCTCCGGCAGCTCGACGAAAACGCCTACTTCGACTCCGTGTCGCAGGTGGTGATGGACCGGTGGCACCGCGGCCGGGTCGTGCTGCTCGGCGATTCCGCTTGGTGCGTCACGTTGTTCGCCGGTTACGGAGCCGCGCTCGCCCTCGCCGGTGCCGACCGGCTGGGGTCCGCTCTGGCCGAACACGCCGAGATCCCGGCAGCGCTGGCCGCGTGGGAGGCGGGCCTGCGATCCGAGGTCACCAAGCGGCAAGCGTTGGCACGCAAGGGAATCAGCCAGTTCGTGCCGTCCGGGAAGGCGGAGATCTGGGCTCGCGACCTGATGATGCGGGCGATCCGGCTGCCCGGCGTCAGCGGCCTGATCCGGCGATCCATCGAGCGCGCGAACCGCTGA
- a CDS encoding TetR/AcrR family transcriptional regulator: protein MPRGVAIPEVRQQLFAVVEQVVVRDGPGKLSGRAITGEAGVATGLLYSHFADFDDFLAAYAVDRSFLISSAAAALPERAGTGSVVANVCDALLSTPPVTLLALTRLIAARPQLPGLVRAVLGDRTAGLEAAENAAATYLAEEQRLGRLTAAADPGALALAVVGVLQRVTLTGAPETEVRARVRATVTALLDPVTTATSFG from the coding sequence GTGCCAAGAGGCGTTGCCATTCCCGAGGTCAGGCAGCAGCTGTTCGCCGTGGTCGAGCAGGTGGTGGTCCGCGACGGCCCCGGCAAGCTCAGCGGGCGGGCGATCACCGGCGAGGCCGGGGTGGCCACCGGCCTGCTGTACTCGCACTTCGCCGACTTCGACGACTTCCTGGCCGCCTACGCCGTCGACCGCAGCTTCCTGATCTCCTCCGCCGCGGCCGCGCTGCCCGAGCGGGCGGGCACCGGAAGCGTCGTCGCGAACGTGTGCGACGCCCTGCTCTCGACCCCGCCGGTGACCCTGCTGGCGCTGACGCGGCTCATCGCGGCCCGGCCCCAGCTGCCCGGCCTGGTCCGCGCGGTCCTCGGCGACCGGACGGCCGGGCTCGAAGCCGCCGAAAACGCGGCCGCCACCTACCTCGCCGAGGAACAACGGCTCGGCAGGCTCACCGCGGCCGCCGATCCCGGCGCACTGGCACTCGCGGTCGTCGGTGTGCTCCAGCGCGTCACGCTCACCGGTGCCCCCGAAACCGAGGTCCGCGCACGCGTCCGAGCGACGGTCACCGCCTTGCTCGACCCGGTCACCACTGCCACCTCGTTCGGCTAG
- a CDS encoding FAD-dependent monooxygenase, with translation MTGKAVVVGGGIGGMAAALGLRRVGWDVTVVERAAELADVGAGISLNLNGLLALDELGAGAAVRSGGWRQRATSTLTPTGKVIARLTVSDPEFMPLGLPRAALHRALREALPADALRIGAEVSSVDTTGSVKLADEVLDADVIVVADGVHSRLRTQLFPGHPGAVYSGSTVLRAITEQPVELASDFELTWGRGAEFGHIVFADGLTEWHAVLTAPAGTRFTDPIAELRRRFDGWHEPISAFLAATEPEAVLHHDIHEIVTPLPSYRAGRVVLLGDAAHAMVPNLGQGACQALEDAVVLAAALAETTDVDTALARYDAERRPRSQAVARAARQASRLGQQLTNPLAVALRDTALRLVPTGLSARAIMRYAAWSPPALRPAGGKMVNG, from the coding sequence ATGACCGGGAAAGCTGTTGTCGTCGGCGGGGGAATCGGCGGCATGGCCGCCGCGCTCGGGCTGCGCCGGGTCGGCTGGGACGTGACCGTGGTCGAGCGAGCCGCCGAGCTGGCTGACGTGGGTGCGGGAATCTCCTTGAACCTCAACGGGTTGCTCGCACTCGACGAACTCGGCGCCGGTGCGGCCGTCCGCTCGGGCGGCTGGCGGCAGCGTGCCACGTCCACGCTCACGCCCACCGGGAAAGTGATCGCGCGCCTGACCGTGTCCGATCCGGAGTTCATGCCGCTCGGCCTTCCCCGCGCGGCGCTGCACCGGGCGCTCCGCGAGGCGCTGCCCGCCGACGCACTGCGAATCGGCGCCGAAGTGTCCTCTGTGGACACCACCGGTTCGGTGAAACTGGCCGACGAGGTCCTCGACGCCGACGTGATCGTGGTCGCCGACGGCGTGCACAGCCGCCTGCGCACCCAGTTGTTCCCCGGCCATCCGGGAGCCGTCTACAGTGGATCGACCGTGTTGCGCGCGATCACCGAACAGCCCGTCGAGCTGGCCAGCGACTTCGAACTGACCTGGGGCCGTGGCGCGGAATTCGGCCACATCGTGTTCGCCGACGGCTTGACCGAATGGCACGCCGTGCTCACCGCGCCCGCCGGGACGCGCTTCACCGACCCCATCGCCGAACTGCGGCGGCGGTTCGACGGCTGGCACGAGCCGATCTCCGCGTTCCTGGCCGCCACCGAGCCGGAAGCCGTGCTGCACCACGACATCCACGAGATCGTCACGCCGTTGCCGAGCTACCGCGCCGGCCGGGTGGTCCTGCTCGGCGACGCCGCCCACGCGATGGTGCCGAACCTGGGCCAGGGCGCGTGCCAGGCGCTGGAGGACGCGGTCGTGCTCGCCGCCGCCCTCGCCGAGACCACGGACGTCGACACCGCTTTGGCCCGCTACGACGCGGAACGCCGCCCCCGCAGCCAAGCCGTCGCCCGCGCCGCCCGGCAGGCGAGCCGCCTGGGCCAGCAACTGACGAACCCACTGGCGGTCGCCCTGCGCGACACCGCTTTGCGCCTGGTACCAACGGGTTTGAGCGCCCGCGCCATCATGCGGTACGCCGCGTGGTCACCGCCGGCCCTGCGACCCGCCGGCGGGAAGATGGTCAACGGTTGA
- a CDS encoding patatin family protein has protein sequence MGSGRTGHRLLSVLAERVTEGSRPGARRDGYRVALAIEGGGMRGTVSAGMALALQELGLLPAFDAVYGSSAGAISGAWLLSSRPEGLHGWTDPTFARALIRKRNLLRARPVVDVEQLVEVVYTRQFPLDYTSVLANPIEFHPLATDVSSGAPVDLHDRLTEERDLRLALRASAAMPVLAGRPVAIGSALYYDAGVAESIPFRQALRDGATHVLVLRSRRRVDRAPERERPSLGYRLVARFGMRRYRELKAVFLTGDAQLAAADLLLARYDADEDHEGPALLSIRPSDASPRVDRLESNGGRLRAAFEAGRDAVVTTGLLGLRPCPE, from the coding sequence GTGGGAAGTGGGAGAACCGGGCATCGGCTGCTGTCGGTGCTCGCCGAGCGCGTAACCGAAGGCAGCAGGCCGGGTGCGCGCCGGGACGGGTACCGGGTGGCGCTGGCCATCGAAGGCGGCGGCATGCGCGGCACGGTCTCCGCGGGCATGGCATTGGCACTGCAGGAACTCGGGCTGCTCCCGGCGTTCGACGCGGTGTACGGCTCGTCGGCGGGCGCGATCTCCGGGGCGTGGCTGCTGTCCAGCCGTCCGGAGGGACTGCACGGCTGGACCGATCCGACCTTCGCGCGGGCGCTGATCCGCAAGCGCAACCTGTTGCGCGCCCGGCCGGTGGTCGACGTCGAGCAACTCGTCGAAGTGGTGTACACGCGGCAGTTCCCGCTCGACTACACCTCGGTGCTGGCGAACCCGATCGAGTTCCACCCGCTGGCCACCGACGTGTCCTCCGGCGCTCCGGTGGACCTGCACGACCGGCTCACCGAGGAGCGCGACCTGCGACTCGCGCTGCGGGCGAGCGCGGCGATGCCGGTGCTCGCCGGGCGGCCGGTGGCGATCGGCTCCGCGCTGTACTACGACGCCGGGGTGGCCGAGTCGATCCCGTTCCGGCAGGCCCTGCGCGACGGCGCCACGCACGTGCTGGTGCTGCGGTCGCGGCGCCGGGTGGACCGGGCGCCGGAGCGGGAACGGCCCTCGCTCGGTTACCGGCTGGTGGCCCGGTTCGGCATGCGCCGGTATCGCGAGCTGAAGGCCGTCTTCCTCACGGGGGACGCGCAGCTCGCGGCCGCGGACCTGCTGCTCGCGCGCTACGACGCGGACGAGGACCACGAAGGCCCCGCCCTGCTGTCGATCCGGCCGTCGGACGCGTCACCGCGGGTCGACCGCCTCGAATCCAACGGCGGCAGGCTGCGCGCCGCCTTCGAAGCGGGCCGGGACGCGGTGGTGACCACCGGATTGCTGGGCCTGCGCCCCTGCCCGGAGTAG
- a CDS encoding RICIN domain-containing protein, which yields MRGYMAKRVAGGLGALVLAGAGLGTASAAGETEQAGVLLVSKMSNQCLEVRGGNLGDGGSVAMWSCTGSPGQRWSRSDLDYRNDHSGKCLDINDANGATGAGLNQWTCHGGSPQQWFFNGSELRNANNKCLTVPAANRFNGAAVVMWDCVGAADQQWQIG from the coding sequence ATGCGGGGTTACATGGCGAAGCGGGTCGCTGGGGGACTGGGCGCGCTGGTGCTGGCGGGCGCGGGACTGGGCACGGCGTCGGCGGCGGGGGAGACCGAGCAGGCGGGGGTGCTGCTCGTGTCGAAGATGAGCAACCAGTGCCTCGAGGTCCGCGGCGGCAACCTGGGTGACGGCGGGAGCGTGGCGATGTGGTCGTGCACCGGCAGCCCCGGCCAGCGGTGGTCCAGATCCGACTTGGACTACCGCAACGACCACAGCGGGAAGTGTCTCGACATCAACGACGCCAATGGGGCCACCGGCGCCGGGCTCAACCAGTGGACCTGCCACGGCGGTTCGCCGCAGCAGTGGTTCTTCAACGGCAGCGAACTGCGCAACGCCAACAACAAGTGCCTGACGGTGCCCGCCGCGAACCGGTTCAACGGCGCGGCGGTGGTGATGTGGGACTGCGTCGGCGCCGCCGACCAGCAGTGGCAGATCGGCTGA
- a CDS encoding helix-turn-helix transcriptional regulator: MSRSGGRPLRELVAAAGRGVTWVETGAALSRALSAAVPHDAIRLAGAEPRPDLAICSFSFWHGYEADFSRALLRGCHTGNDPYQWADLASRQVPAAVVGLTPERDRRHRAARQLFTGHGVGSELRMLLRDARGVWGTLGLLRTEGGRQFDADDIAAAARLTPTLVAFLREYVTAVPLCPASPSPSPGVLIVGPDHEVRAATANAVEWRACLADRQAAPAWTGKAFFGGLSAAARAGAAPLVVGPPAFYGRWIACQAERLGDDVSVVIQSATAAQLLPVLCSWYGLTARERQVVEQLRDAAAPKQIARRLGLSVHTVNDHLRAIFRKTGVHGRDELITALSG, from the coding sequence GTGAGCCGATCGGGGGGACGGCCGCTGCGGGAACTGGTCGCGGCAGCCGGGCGCGGGGTTACTTGGGTCGAGACGGGGGCGGCGCTTTCGCGGGCCCTCTCCGCCGCGGTGCCACACGACGCCATCCGGCTGGCCGGCGCCGAACCGCGGCCCGACCTGGCCATCTGCTCGTTCTCCTTCTGGCACGGCTACGAAGCCGACTTCAGCCGGGCCCTGCTGCGCGGCTGCCACACCGGGAACGATCCGTACCAATGGGCGGATCTCGCGTCCCGCCAGGTCCCCGCCGCCGTGGTCGGGCTGACCCCGGAGCGGGATCGGCGGCATCGGGCGGCGCGGCAGCTGTTCACCGGGCACGGCGTCGGCAGCGAGCTGCGCATGCTGCTGCGGGACGCGCGCGGCGTGTGGGGCACGCTCGGCCTGTTGCGCACCGAAGGCGGCAGGCAGTTCGATGCGGACGACATCGCCGCGGCGGCGCGGCTGACCCCGACGCTGGTCGCGTTCCTGCGTGAGTACGTCACCGCCGTCCCGCTGTGCCCGGCCTCGCCGAGCCCGTCGCCGGGGGTGCTCATCGTCGGACCGGACCACGAGGTCCGCGCGGCCACGGCGAACGCCGTCGAATGGCGGGCTTGCCTGGCCGACCGGCAGGCCGCACCGGCGTGGACCGGCAAGGCCTTCTTCGGCGGCCTGTCCGCCGCCGCCCGCGCCGGGGCCGCTCCGCTCGTGGTCGGTCCACCTGCCTTCTACGGCCGGTGGATCGCCTGCCAGGCCGAACGCCTCGGCGACGACGTATCCGTGGTGATCCAGTCGGCGACAGCGGCGCAGCTGCTGCCCGTGCTCTGCTCCTGGTACGGCCTCACCGCCCGCGAACGGCAGGTCGTCGAACAGCTCCGCGACGCGGCCGCCCCCAAGCAGATCGCCCGGCGGCTCGGCCTGTCCGTGCACACCGTCAACGACCACCTCCGGGCGATCTTCCGCAAAACCGGTGTGCACGGCCGTGACGAACTGATCACCGCACTGAGCGGTTGA